The sequence CGAGCAGATCGCGCCGCACCTCGGCCCGGGCAAGACGCTCATGTTCGCGCACGGGTTCAACATCCGCTTCAACACGATCACGCCCCCCCCGTCGGTCGACGTGTCGATGATCGCCCCGAAGGGCCCTGGGCACCGGTGCGCGAGACGTTCGAGGCCGGCGGCGGCGTCCCCGCCCTCCTCGCCGTCCACCAGGACGCGAGCGGCAAGGCGGAGGCCCAGGCCCTGGCCTACGCGAAGGGCATCGGCGCGTCGCGCGCCGGGGTGCTCCTCACGACGTTCGCGGAGGAGACCGAGACCGACCTCTTCGGCGAGCAGGCGGTGCTCTGCGGCGGCGCGAGCGAGCTCGTGAAGGCAGGGTTCGAGACGCTCGTCAACGCCGGCTACCAGCCGGAGATCGCGTACTTCGAGTGTCTGCACGAGCTCAAGCTCATCGTCGACCTCATGTACCGCGGCGGCCTCAACTACATGCGGTACTCGATCAGCGACACCGCCGAGCACGGCGACTACGTGTCGGGCCCGCGGGTCATCACCGACAAGACGCGCGAGGAGATGAAGCGCATCCTCGGCGAGATCCAGAGCGGCGAGTTCGCGCGCAAGTGGATCGCGGAGAACGAGGCGGGCCGGCCGAAGTTCGAGGCGACGCGTGCGAAGGAGCGGGAGCAGCGGCTCGAGATCGTGGGCGCCAACCTGCGCAAGATGATGCCGTTCATCGATCCCGTCACCATCAAGCCCGGCGACTGAGCCTCTCCACTCGTGGGAGGCGGCGGAGAACACCATGCCTGAGATGATTGCCAATCAAGCGATGCCCCCGTCCGATTACGTCCGCATCTTCGACACGACGCTGCGCGACGGCGAGCAGTCGCCGGGCGCGACGATGACGTCGTCGGAGAAGCTCGAGATCGCGCTCGCGCTGGCGAAGCTCGGCGTCGACGTCATCGAGACGGGCTTCCCCGCCGCCTCCCCCGACGATCTGCTCGCCGTCCAGACGATCGCCGAGCGCGTGGGCGCGGCCGCGGTCCCCGGCCGCCCGGCCGCGAACCCGCCGATCATCTGCGCCCTCGCCCGCGCCACCAAGGTCGACATCGACAAGGCGTGGGAGGGCGTCGCCCGGGCCGCTCACCCGCGGATCCACACCTTCCTCGCCACGAGCGACATCCACCTCAAGCACAAGCTCCGAATGACCCGGGCCGAGGTGCTCGACCGCGTGCGGGCCATGGTCGCGTACGCGCGCGACCTGTGCGCCGACGTGGAGTTCAGCCCCGAGGACGCCGGCCGGAGCGAGCCGGAGTTCCTCTACCAGGTGCTCGAGGCCGCGATCGCCGCCGGGGCCACCACGCTCAACATCCCGGACACGGTCGGGTACACCATCCCGAGCGAGTTCGGCGCGCTCATCGCCGGGATCCGCAAGAACGTGGCGGGGATCGACCGCGCCATCGTCTCGGTCCACTGCCACAACGACCTCGGGCTCGCGACGGCCAACGCGCTGGAGGGCATCCGCGCGGGCGCGCGCCAGGCCGAGGTGACCATCAACGGCATCGGCGAGCGCGCCGGCAACACCGCGCTCGAGGAGATCGTCATGGCGCTCGCGACGCGCCGGGCCGTCTTCGGGCTGCGCACCGGGATCGACACGACCCAGATCGCCACCGTGAGCCGCCTCGTCAGCGCGGCGACCGGCTTCAACGTCCAGCCGAACAAGGCGATCGTCGGCGCCAACGCCTTCGCGCACGAGTCCGGCATCCACCAGGACGGGATGCTGAAGCACCAGGAGACGTACGAGATCATGCGGCCGGAGATGGTCGGGGTGACGCAGACCCGGCTCGTCCTCGGCAAGCACTCGGGCAGGCACGCGCTCCGCAACCGGCTGGAGGAGCTCGGCTACCACCTCGACGAGGCCCAGCTCGCGGCGGCGTTCGCCAGCTTCAAGGCGCTCGCGGACAAGAAGAAGCACGTCACCGATCCCGACATCGAGGCGATCGTCTCGACCACGCGAGCGCAGGCCGACGATCTCTACACGCTCGACGCGCTCCAGGTTGCCTGCGGGACCACCGGCATGCCCACCGCCACGGTCCGCCTGCGCGGGCCGGACGGGACGCTGCACGTCCGCGCCGCGATCGGCACCGGGCCGGTGGACGCCGCCTACAGGGCGATCGACGAGATCGTCCGCGTGCCGAGCAGCCTCCTCGAGTTCTCGGTGCACGCGGTGACCGAGGGCATCGACGCGCTCGGCGAGGTGAGCGTCCGCGTCCGGGCGGACGCGACGTCGAACAAGAGGCACCCGCAGCACGACGCCGCGGCACGGGTCTTCCACGGCCACGGCGCTGACACCGACATCCTGGTGGCCAGCGCGAAGGCATACCTCACCGCCCTGAACCGGCTCCTCGCGACCTACGGCGTCGAGCCCAAGGACGACGCGGCGGCGTCAGAGAGCAACCAGAGCGGCCACGGCGCCGCCGTCGAGACCGCGAGGTAGGGCCGTGCGCCGAGCGCAGGAGGCCCCCCACGAGGGCGATGAGCTCGGCGACCCGATCTCGCTGCACAAGGAAGTCGAACCTTATGAATCCGCCTCATAACGGCGCGGAGCAGGGCGCCCGCCCCTCGGACCGCGTCGACGTCTACGACACAACGCTACGGGACGGTACCCAGCGCGAGGGCATCTCGCTCGCGTGCGAGGACAAGCTGCATATCGCGCGCCACCTCGACGCGTTCGGCCTGGCCTTCATCGAGGGCGGGTGGCCTGGCTCGAACCCGAAGGACGCGCAGTTCTTCGAGCGGGCGAAGGACATCGAGTGGAAGCACGCGAAGATCGCCGCGTTCGGCTCGACGCGCCGGGCCTCGCTGGCCCCCGAGGACGACCCCGGGCTGCGCGCGCTCCTCGCCGCCGGGACGAGCGTCTGCACGATCTTCGGCAAGAGCTCGGTCCAGCACGTGACGGCGGTGCTGCGCACGACGCTCGACGAGAACCTCCGGATGATCGAGGAGACCATCGCCTTCCTGCGCGCGCACGGCCGCCGCGTGATCTACGACGCCGAGCACTTCTTCGACGGGTTCGCGCTCGACAGGTCGTACGCGACCGAGACGCTCCGCGCCGCCGTGCGCGGCGGGGCGGAGGTGGTCACGCTCTGCGACACGAACGGCGGCTCGATGCCCTGGCAGATCGAGGCGGTGGTGGCCGAGATGAAGGCGGCGCTGGGCCACCCGCTCGGGATCCACGCCCACAACGACGGCGAGTGCGCGGTCGCCAACTCGATCGCCGCCGTGCGCGGGGGCGCCCGCCACGTCCAGGGGACGATCAACGGCTACGGCGAGCGCTGCGGGAACGCGAACCTCTGCGCGATCATCCCGAACCTGGAGCTGAAGCTCGGCCTCCGGGCGCTCCCGGACGGCGCGCTCCGCGGCATCACCGAGCTCTCGCACTACGTCGCCGAGGTGGCGAACCTCTCCCCCGACGATCACATGGCCTACGTCGGGCGGAGCGCCTTCGCGCACAAGGGCGGCGTGCACGTCGCGGCGATGCGGCGCGAGCCTGCGTCCTACCAGCACATCGATCCCGCGCTCGTGGGCAACGCGATGCGGACCGTGGTCAGCGAGCTGTCGGGCCGCGGCAACCTCCTCAGCAAGGCCGAGGAGTTCGGGCTCGATGTGCCGACGGGCGCCGAGGTCGAGGTGCTGGAGCAGATCAAGGAGCGCGAGGCGCGCGGCTCGTCGTTCGAGGCGGCCGAGGCGTCCGTCGCGCTCCTGCTCCGCCGGAGCTCGCCGGGCTACAAGCCGCCGTTCCGGCTGCTCGACTTCAAGGTCATCGCGGGCCAGCGCGAGGGCGTCGGCACCTTCGCCGAGGCGATGATCAAGATCGCGGTCGACGACGAGGTGGTGATCACGGCGGCCGAGGGATCCGGCCCCGTGAACGCGCTCGACGGCGCGCTCCGCAAGGCGCTCGCGCCCGTGTTCCCGGCCGTGCGTGACATCCAGCTCGTCGACTACAAGGTGCGCATCCTCGACGGGCGCGACGGCACCTCGGCGACGACGCGCGTGCTCATCAACAGCCGCGACGCCCACCGCGAGTGGAGCACCGTCGGTGCGTCGACCAACATCATCGATGCGTCCTGGCATGCGCTCGCGGACGGGATCGAGTATGGGCTCACGCTCGCAGCGAGAGAGCCGCAGCAGTTCACATCCACGTTGCCTGCCAGCGAGGTCGCATGAAGGCCAATATCGTTCTTTTGCCCGGCGACGGCATCGGCGTCGAAGTGGTCGCCGAAACCCGCGCCACACTCGACGCTGTCGCCGCCCAGTTCGGCCACAGTTTCAGCTACTCGGAGCACCTCATCGGCGGGTGCGCGATCGACGCGACCGGCACGGCGCTGACGCAGGAGACGCTCGACGCGTGCCGCGCGGCGGATGCCGTCCTGCTCGGCGCCGTCGGCGGCCCCAAGTGGGACAACCCGAGCGCGAGCGTCCGCCCCGAGCAGGGGCTGCTCGCCCTGCGCCAGGGGCTCGGCCTGTACGCCAACCTGCGGCCGATCCGCCTGTTCCCGGAGCTCATCCAGGCCTCTCCCCTCAAGGCGGAGCGGCTCGCGGACGTCGACATCCTGGTCGTCCGTGAGCTGACGGGCGGGCTCTACTTCGGCAAGCCGCGCATCCGCGAGGAGGTGAACGGGCGCCGGCGCGCTGTCGACACGCTCGAGTACACGGACGAGGAGATCCAGCGCGTCGTCGAGCTCGCGTTCCGCCTCGCCTCGTCGCGCAGGCGCCTCGTCACGTCCGTCGACAAGGCGAACGTCCTCGAGTCGTCGCGGCTCTGGCGCACGGTGGCGACCGAGGTCGCCGCCCGCCACCCGGAGATCCGCATCGAGCATCAGCTCGTCGACTCGTGCGCGATGCGGCTCATCACCTCGGCCGCGGCGTTCGACGTCATCGTCACCGAGAACATGTTCGGCGACATCCTGACCGACGAGGCCGCCGTGCTCGCCGGCTCGCTTGGGCTCTGTCCGAGCGCGTCGCTGGGCGACGGGACGCGCGGGGTCTACGAGCCGATCCACGGCTCTGCGCCCGACATCGCCGGCAAGGGCATCGCCAACCCGATCGGGACGATCCTGAGCGCCGCGATGCTGCTCCGGCACTCGCTTCGGCTCGACAAGGAGGCGGCCGTGCTCGAGCGCGCGGTGGCGCAGGCCATCGCCGGCGGCGCACGGACGGCGGACCTCGGCGGCAAGCTGTCGACCCAGGGGATGGGCGCCGCGGTCCGCGCGAAGCTCGCGGGCTGAGCGCTCCCTCCAGGCGGCCTCGGGCGATCCCCTCCCCGGGGCTCGCCGCGCGCATCGACGGCGCGCTCGCGCTCTTCGCGCCCCTTCCCTTCGCAGCCATCGACGCGTGGACACAAGGCCCCTTCGCGGGCCGCTCCTGCGCGTTGCTTCCACGTCGTCCAGTCCACCGCGTTTTTTTCGCTCGAATCCATCGGTCTTCGCGCCCGACTATCGACCAGGACGGGACGTGACGCGCCGTCGGCTGGTTCGACGATGGGCCTGACGCTCTCCGGTGCGAACCGCGAGCGCATGTGCTCCGAAGGCGCAGTTGCGGGAATCTCCTCATCACCCTTCCGCTGGAGATCCGGGCGGACGACACGATCGCGCGAGCCTTCATGAAGCCTCGTTCGCCGCGCGCCGCGCCTGCCGCGCCGCGATCGCTCGCGGCAGGCGCCTGGGTGCTCCGCGCCATCCGATCCATCTCCGTTGATCGAGCTGTTCGCGTTCCAGGAACCGCCACCGCAGCCTCATGAGGACAGGGCCTCCCGCGGCCGGTCCTCGCCAGCATCGCAGTCCGGCGCGCTTGCGCTGCTCCGCGCTCGCCAGCGAGAGCGATGACGCTGCGCCCGGCGCGCGGGATCAGCGAAGAGCGCGCGGCCCCACCGGAGGGCGCGGGGGCCGGTGAGCGAGCGCCTCGCGCCCTCGCGGAAGGAGCGCGCGATGCTGCCCTCTCCGCGCGCCGACGGCCTCGCAGAAAGCGTCCATGGTGTCTCAGGTGTCCTTTATGGGGTAATCGACATCACCTCCCGAACACCACACATGATCGTGCGGCGGGGGATTTCAGGTCCCCGCGCGTCAACGCTCGTCGTCATGACGGGCGATGACTCCATTCGACATGGATTGATGTGCACAGGAGAACGGGAACATGAGCCAATTGACGAAGTTCGCATCGCTCATCGCCCTCTCGACGGCCCTCTCTGCGGCAGGTTGCATGGCCGAGGCGACGACGTCGGACGCGCCCACCGACGACGTGATGAGTGAGACCGACGAGGCGAAGCAGGCGTTCCAGGCCGAGACGGATTCCGCTGATCAGGAGTCGAGCGCGAATCCGGCGATGGACGAGAGAGCGACGGACCCCAGCGCAGCAGGCGCCAGCGCGCCGGCCCCCGGCGCGCCCGACGTCGGCGCCGTGGACCCCGGCTCGACGAGCGAGAAGCCCGATGCGGCGCGCTGGTGGGGCGGCGGCTGGGGCTTCCGGCCCGGCTGGGGCTGGGGCGGCGGCTGGGGCTTCCGGCCCGGCTGGGGCTTCCGGCCCGGCTGGGGCTGGGGCGGCGGCTGGGGCTTCCGGCCCGGCTGGGGCTGGGGCGGCGGCTGGGGCTTCCGGCCCGGCTGGGGCTGGGGCGGCTGGGGCGGCGGCTGCGGCGGCTGGAGCGGCTGCGGCTGGTAGCGTGCCGCGCTCGCCATCACGGCTACCCGCATGACGGGGAGCCCTGCTGACGCTCGCTCCGCGCCCCCTGCGGCGCCGCCGCGGCTCGGTCCTCGCCATGGCAAGGCGCCGGCAAGGGGGTCATGAGCGGACGATGAAGCGACGGGCGCCCTGACGGGTCGAGGCTCCCTCACGCGGCCGCGGAGAGAGCCTCGACCGCCACCACGGTGCCCCCGGATCGCCCGCACGGGTCTGCGAGCGGTCCGGGGTACTCCGGGATCAGGCGTCGGCCTCGGCGAGGCTCGGGACGCGGCGTATGAGGAAGCGGGGCCTCATGCAGCACCACCACATGACCCCCATGGAGGTGAGATAGAAAGCGAAGAGGCACATGAGCGACGTCGTCGCCCCGCCCGTCGCCTTGATCGAGGCGCCGACGGGCGATTCGCTTCCCTGTCTTCTCTCAAAACGCATCATCGTCCGGATTCCACTCGGTAATCAAAGTGGGCATCGGTCCTCCCCACCGAGATCGGGGCGCTGCCGCCATGAACCATGGCGAATCGGAGCGGCCGAGGCCCGTTCAACCCACGCTCGACATCGGTCCTCATCTCCTGCATTGAATGATCCAAAATCGCAGCTCCTCGTGCGTTTCCGCGCCGTTTCGATGCGCTACTACCGTGCAGCGTCGATACCGCGCGGTCGCCGGCGCGGCGGAGGCCGCGCGCGCGGCGCGACGGCGCGCTGCCTCTATCGGGCGGAGGCGGTCCGCGTCGAGCCCCCGCGCGCCGTCGTGGGGCGCTCGAGCGGCGCTTCAGGGCGGCCGAGCTTCTCCGCGCGCTCGGTCACCCAGAAGCGCTCCGCGTCGGCCGCCGTCCAGGCAGACTCGTCGAGCAGCGGGAGCAGCGCATCGAACAGCGCGCGCGCGCTCTGGAAACGGTGGCGCGGGTCCTTGGCGAGGCAGCGCAGGACGAGGCGATCGACCGCGCGAGGGACGGCCGGGCCGCGCCGCACCGACGGCGCGTGGGGGGCCTTCGTCATGTGCGCGACGAAGAGCTGCCCCGACGACGAGCCCTCGAACGGCAGCTCCCCGGTGAGCAGGAAGTAGAGCGTGCCCCCGAGCGAGTAGATGTCGCTGCGCGCATCCGCCCGATCACCGCGGCACACCTCCGGCGCCATATAGGCCGGCGTCCCGCAGAGCATACCGCTGTTCGTGAGCTCGGCGTCCCGGCCGCCCTCGACCATCCGCGCGACCCCGAAGTCGAGCAGCTTGAGGAAGTCGTGATCGTCGCCCACGCGGGTGACGAAGAGGTTCTGCGGCTTGATGTCCCGGTGGATGATCCCTGCCTCGTGCGCCTCGATGAGCGAGCGGCAGGCCTGCAGGGCGAAGCGCACGGCGCGCGCCACGGGCATGGGGCCGTAGCTGCGCACGATCGCGGCGAGATCGGCCCCGCGCAGGTGCTCCATGGCGATGTAGTAGATGCCGTCGTCGCTCGCTCCGAAGTCGAAGATCCGGATGGTGTGCGGATCGCTGAGCTTGCTCGCCGCGTGCGCCTCCTGCTCGAAGCGCTTCGGCACCGCCGGGTCCGGCGCGTCCCGCGTCCTCAGGAGCTTGAGGGCGACGTCGCGGTGGAGCGTCTCGTCCCACGCGAGCCAGACCTCGCTCATCCCCCCTTTGCCGATCGGCGCCTCGAGCCGGTACCTCCCCAGCTTGCGCGCCTGATAGACCTGCTGCTGCGCGGCCCACACGACGTGGCTCGACAGCGCCCCGATCACCCCCGAGGCGGGGACGAAGATGTAATGGCTCGCGGCCGTGAGCAGCGTCGTCGGATCGAGCCACGCCGCATGGATCGACGGGGAGAAGATCGCGGCGATGCCCATCGTCGCCGGGAAGGCGAGGAACATCGGCGCGGAGGCGAGGAGCGCCTTGCTGAACGGCGCGGGAACGAGCGCCGTGCGGAGCAGCACGACGATGGAGAGCCCGTGCATGTACGCGCTCGTCAGGCCGCCGAAATCGAGCGCCATCAGCGAGATGAAGATCGCGGCGGTGAGGAACGCGGCCTCGTACCCGAGGAGCACGACGCGCCCCGAGAGCGTCGGGCGCCCCGACAGCCGGTACACGGCCAGGGAGAGCGCCTGCTCGACGACGCGCAGGGCGATGCAGCGCCACACCGGCGCCGCGGGGTACAGCACGGTCGCCATGAACATGTCGACAAGCGTGAACGCGGGCCATATCCAGAGCGCGACCCGGAAAGCGCGGCGGACCGCGCGGCGGACGCTCTCGGTGTCGTGGGCGCCCGTTGCGCTGCGCCGCGTGCCGAGCGGGCGAGTCTCGCGCTCTCTGAGCATGCGCGCCGCGGCCGATCGCTCAGCGCGGAGAGCCTCTCGGAGCAGCGCACGCTTCATGGCAATCTCGAGGGTCGCCAGAGCCACGACGAACGTCAAGCGAGCGTTGTTGGCTTCTCGCGCGGCAGGTTTCCTCGGCCACGACGCCGGGCTGCGATGCCCGCCGTCTCCCACCCCGGATGTCGTACCAACATGACCGTTCGCTGCCCCACATACCGTGTTCGTCCACCCTGCGCACACAAGCCCGCGAGGTCATGAATCCCGTCAGCGCCTCGGGGGAGCGGCGTGACGGGACGCCGAAGCGCGGAGAGGTGACCGGGGCGCCTGGGGTCTCGCTCTCGCCTCGGCCGCCGGCCCGCGGCCCTGGCAGCCGCGGCGCCGCTCGCGCCCCGACGCCGCGGGCTCGAGCTCAGCGGGCCCTTGCGCCTCGTGCCGAGGCGGTCGCCCTGGTCAACCGGCCGGATCCATGCTTGAAAGCTCGCCACCGTGCCGCTGTCGCCCGAAAGCTTTCGCCGGCTGTTCGCAAGCCGCCCCGTCGTCCTCGCGCCCATGGAGGACGTGACGGACGCCGTGTTCCGCCGCGTCGGCCGGGAGCTCGGCGCCGAGCTGTGCGTGACGGAGTTCGTCAACGTCGAGGGGCTGCTGCGCGGGTGCAAGACCGCGCGGCGCAAGCTCGCCCTGGCCGACGGCGATCAGCCGACGGCGATCCAGATCTACGGCGCCAACCCGGAGCGCCTCGCCGAGGCCGCGCGCGTCGCCGAGCAGGCCGGGCCGGCGTTCCTCGATATCAACTGCGGCTGCTGGGTGCCGAAGATCGCCGGTCGAGGCGCGGGCGCGGGCTGGCTCCGCGATCCGGAGGCGATGGTGGCGATGGCCCGCCTCGTGACGCGCTCTGTCGCGCTCCCGGTCACCGTGAAGACGCGCATCGGCTGGGGACCGGAGTCCCATATGCCGATCGTCGACCTCGCGCGCCGCCTCGAGGACGCCGGCGTCGCCGCGCTC is a genomic window of Sorangium aterium containing:
- the leuB gene encoding 3-isopropylmalate dehydrogenase codes for the protein MKANIVLLPGDGIGVEVVAETRATLDAVAAQFGHSFSYSEHLIGGCAIDATGTALTQETLDACRAADAVLLGAVGGPKWDNPSASVRPEQGLLALRQGLGLYANLRPIRLFPELIQASPLKAERLADVDILVVRELTGGLYFGKPRIREEVNGRRRAVDTLEYTDEEIQRVVELAFRLASSRRRLVTSVDKANVLESSRLWRTVATEVAARHPEIRIEHQLVDSCAMRLITSAAAFDVIVTENMFGDILTDEAAVLAGSLGLCPSASLGDGTRGVYEPIHGSAPDIAGKGIANPIGTILSAAMLLRHSLRLDKEAAVLERAVAQAIAGGARTADLGGKLSTQGMGAAVRAKLAG
- a CDS encoding 2-isopropylmalate synthase, which gives rise to MPEMIANQAMPPSDYVRIFDTTLRDGEQSPGATMTSSEKLEIALALAKLGVDVIETGFPAASPDDLLAVQTIAERVGAAAVPGRPAANPPIICALARATKVDIDKAWEGVARAAHPRIHTFLATSDIHLKHKLRMTRAEVLDRVRAMVAYARDLCADVEFSPEDAGRSEPEFLYQVLEAAIAAGATTLNIPDTVGYTIPSEFGALIAGIRKNVAGIDRAIVSVHCHNDLGLATANALEGIRAGARQAEVTINGIGERAGNTALEEIVMALATRRAVFGLRTGIDTTQIATVSRLVSAATGFNVQPNKAIVGANAFAHESGIHQDGMLKHQETYEIMRPEMVGVTQTRLVLGKHSGRHALRNRLEELGYHLDEAQLAAAFASFKALADKKKHVTDPDIEAIVSTTRAQADDLYTLDALQVACGTTGMPTATVRLRGPDGTLHVRAAIGTGPVDAAYRAIDEIVRVPSSLLEFSVHAVTEGIDALGEVSVRVRADATSNKRHPQHDAAARVFHGHGADTDILVASAKAYLTALNRLLATYGVEPKDDAAASESNQSGHGAAVETAR
- the dusB gene encoding tRNA dihydrouridine synthase DusB, encoding MPLSPESFRRLFASRPVVLAPMEDVTDAVFRRVGRELGAELCVTEFVNVEGLLRGCKTARRKLALADGDQPTAIQIYGANPERLAEAARVAEQAGPAFLDINCGCWVPKIAGRGAGAGWLRDPEAMVAMARLVTRSVALPVTVKTRIGWGPESHMPIVDLARRLEDAGVAALTIHCRTAQMGHSGAADWGWAARAREVVSIPVVVNGDIKTADDAARALRETGCAGVMVGRAAIDHPWIFREARALLDDGVHLPPPTAEERLALCRAHLIANTEARGEPHGVRVTRRHLTGYLRGLPGASALRRELLFCDSLSGCLDILDSAAQRLAA
- the cimA gene encoding citramalate synthase, translated to MNPPHNGAEQGARPSDRVDVYDTTLRDGTQREGISLACEDKLHIARHLDAFGLAFIEGGWPGSNPKDAQFFERAKDIEWKHAKIAAFGSTRRASLAPEDDPGLRALLAAGTSVCTIFGKSSVQHVTAVLRTTLDENLRMIEETIAFLRAHGRRVIYDAEHFFDGFALDRSYATETLRAAVRGGAEVVTLCDTNGGSMPWQIEAVVAEMKAALGHPLGIHAHNDGECAVANSIAAVRGGARHVQGTINGYGERCGNANLCAIIPNLELKLGLRALPDGALRGITELSHYVAEVANLSPDDHMAYVGRSAFAHKGGVHVAAMRREPASYQHIDPALVGNAMRTVVSELSGRGNLLSKAEEFGLDVPTGAEVEVLEQIKEREARGSSFEAAEASVALLLRRSSPGYKPPFRLLDFKVIAGQREGVGTFAEAMIKIAVDDEVVITAAEGSGPVNALDGALRKALAPVFPAVRDIQLVDYKVRILDGRDGTSATTRVLINSRDAHREWSTVGASTNIIDASWHALADGIEYGLTLAAREPQQFTSTLPASEVA
- a CDS encoding serine/threonine-protein kinase, giving the protein MLRERETRPLGTRRSATGAHDTESVRRAVRRAFRVALWIWPAFTLVDMFMATVLYPAAPVWRCIALRVVEQALSLAVYRLSGRPTLSGRVVLLGYEAAFLTAAIFISLMALDFGGLTSAYMHGLSIVVLLRTALVPAPFSKALLASAPMFLAFPATMGIAAIFSPSIHAAWLDPTTLLTAASHYIFVPASGVIGALSSHVVWAAQQQVYQARKLGRYRLEAPIGKGGMSEVWLAWDETLHRDVALKLLRTRDAPDPAVPKRFEQEAHAASKLSDPHTIRIFDFGASDDGIYYIAMEHLRGADLAAIVRSYGPMPVARAVRFALQACRSLIEAHEAGIIHRDIKPQNLFVTRVGDDHDFLKLLDFGVARMVEGGRDAELTNSGMLCGTPAYMAPEVCRGDRADARSDIYSLGGTLYFLLTGELPFEGSSSGQLFVAHMTKAPHAPSVRRGPAVPRAVDRLVLRCLAKDPRHRFQSARALFDALLPLLDESAWTAADAERFWVTERAEKLGRPEAPLERPTTARGGSTRTASAR